In Capillimicrobium parvum, a genomic segment contains:
- a CDS encoding adenylate/guanylate cyclase domain-containing protein, producing MVDFGAEGLLDGLEGRERDARLRLLEALHADGADLDELRTAVAEDTLFLLPAERLIGGATRYTRREIAEKTGLDLAFLEELRRAQGLPTAEEDARVLAETDLQAARTVRTLTDAGLRHEDILEVTRILGRGLSHAAEAMRRMTLGLVLDPEADEHELAMRYARAAAEFEPLAAPVLGQMLNAHLRHAVRTELLQATEQATGELPGARDVAVCFADLVGFTRMGEEVPPDELGAVAERLERLAADVVELPVRMVKTIGDAVMLVSSEVDPLIEAALQLVEAADDEGTGFPQLRAGIAFGPALNRAGDWYGRPVNLASRLTALARPGSVLASEEVRELADDGWRWSFAGDRRVRGVRGTIKVNRVRRARGDDD from the coding sequence ATGGTCGACTTCGGGGCCGAGGGGCTGCTCGACGGGCTCGAGGGTCGGGAGCGGGACGCTCGCCTGCGGCTGCTCGAAGCGCTCCATGCCGACGGCGCCGACCTCGACGAGCTGCGCACCGCGGTCGCCGAGGACACGCTCTTCCTCCTCCCCGCGGAGCGGCTGATCGGCGGCGCCACCCGCTACACGCGCCGGGAGATCGCCGAGAAGACGGGCCTCGACCTCGCGTTCCTCGAGGAGCTGCGGCGCGCCCAGGGCCTGCCGACGGCCGAGGAGGACGCGCGCGTGCTCGCCGAGACCGACCTGCAGGCGGCGCGGACGGTCAGGACGCTCACGGACGCGGGACTGCGCCACGAGGACATCCTGGAGGTCACCCGGATCCTCGGGCGGGGCCTGTCGCACGCCGCCGAGGCGATGCGGCGGATGACGCTCGGCCTCGTCCTCGATCCCGAAGCCGACGAGCACGAGCTCGCGATGCGCTACGCCCGGGCGGCGGCGGAGTTCGAGCCGCTCGCCGCGCCCGTGCTCGGCCAGATGCTCAACGCGCACCTGCGCCACGCGGTCCGCACCGAGCTGCTGCAGGCCACCGAGCAGGCGACCGGCGAGCTGCCCGGCGCGCGGGACGTGGCGGTGTGCTTCGCCGACCTCGTCGGCTTCACGCGGATGGGCGAGGAGGTCCCGCCGGACGAGCTCGGCGCGGTGGCCGAGCGCCTGGAGCGGCTCGCCGCCGACGTGGTGGAGCTGCCGGTGCGGATGGTCAAGACGATCGGCGACGCGGTGATGCTCGTCTCGTCGGAGGTCGACCCGCTCATCGAAGCCGCGCTGCAGCTCGTGGAGGCCGCCGACGACGAGGGCACCGGGTTCCCCCAGCTGCGCGCCGGGATCGCGTTCGGCCCGGCGCTGAACCGCGCGGGCGACTGGTACGGGCGGCCGGTGAACCTGGCGAGCCGGCTGACCGCGCTCGCCCGGCCGGGGTCGGTGCTCGCCAGCGAGGAGGTCCGGGAGCTCGCCGACGACGGCTGGCGATGGTCGTTCGCCGGGGACCGGCGGGTCCGCGGCGTCCGCGGGACGATCAAGGTCAACCGCGTGCGCCGCGCGCGCGGCGACGACGACTAG
- a CDS encoding nitronate monooxygenase, with protein sequence MAADRLQPSDLDAPIVQAPLAGGPSTPALAIAVAEAGGLGTLAAGYKTPDAVAAEIAEIRAATDRPFGVNLFAPPATAIETAAVARYVEALRAGGLEPLGEPRHDDDAFAEKLDVLEAQRPAVVSFTFGCPSPAVVDRMRSAGCAVWVTITTPAEAATAAGAGADALVVQGVEAGGHRGSFSDAAPGDIGLLSLLQLVGAWVGLPMVAAGGIMTGRAIAAVLAAGADAAQLGSAFMRTPEAATSAPHRAALAGGGGGGDRPTGLTRAFSGRTARGIVNRFQREHPDAPSAYPEVHHVTSPLRAAARRAGDAESINLWAGQAYPLAREVPAAQLVRELAGDARARLRELS encoded by the coding sequence ATGGCGGCGGACCGCCTGCAGCCGTCGGACCTGGACGCGCCCATCGTCCAGGCGCCGCTGGCGGGCGGCCCGTCCACGCCGGCGCTGGCGATCGCGGTGGCCGAGGCCGGTGGGCTCGGCACGCTGGCGGCCGGCTACAAGACGCCGGACGCGGTGGCGGCCGAGATCGCCGAGATTCGCGCGGCCACGGACCGGCCGTTCGGCGTCAACCTCTTCGCGCCGCCTGCCACCGCGATCGAGACGGCGGCGGTCGCGCGGTATGTCGAGGCGTTGCGCGCGGGGGGACTCGAGCCGCTCGGCGAGCCGCGCCATGACGACGACGCCTTCGCCGAGAAGCTCGATGTCCTCGAGGCGCAGCGCCCCGCGGTCGTCTCCTTCACGTTCGGCTGCCCGTCGCCCGCCGTGGTCGACCGCATGCGGTCGGCCGGGTGCGCCGTCTGGGTGACGATCACCACGCCGGCGGAGGCCGCGACCGCCGCGGGCGCGGGCGCGGACGCGCTCGTCGTCCAGGGCGTCGAGGCCGGCGGCCACCGCGGCTCGTTCTCCGACGCCGCGCCGGGCGACATCGGCCTGCTGTCGCTGCTGCAGCTCGTGGGCGCGTGGGTCGGCCTGCCGATGGTCGCGGCGGGCGGCATCATGACCGGCCGCGCGATCGCCGCCGTGCTGGCGGCGGGGGCGGACGCCGCACAGCTCGGCAGCGCGTTCATGCGCACGCCGGAGGCGGCAACGAGCGCCCCGCATCGCGCCGCGCTCGCCGGCGGCGGCGGCGGCGGCGACCGCCCGACCGGCCTGACGCGCGCGTTCAGCGGCCGCACCGCACGCGGGATCGTCAACCGCTTCCAGCGCGAGCATCCCGATGCGCCGAGCGCGTACCCCGAGGTGCACCACGTCACGTCGCCGCTGCGGGCCGCCGCCCGCCGGGCCGGCGATGCCGAGTCCATCAACCTCTGGGCCGGCCAGGCCTACCCGCTCGCGCGCGAGGTGCCCGCGGCGCAGCTCGTACGTGAGCTGGCGGGCGACGCGCGGGCCCGCCTGCGCGAGCTGAGCTAG
- a CDS encoding YebC/PmpR family DNA-binding transcriptional regulator, whose translation MSGHSKWASIKHKKAIVDSRKGKLFTKLARAITVAAKEGGGDIDGNPSLALAVQKARDASMPKDNIERAIAKGTGAGADADAIENVVYEGYGPGGVAVLVEAMTDNRNRTGAEMRHTFGKHGGNLGEPGSVAYLFDKKGVLVVDAERYGEDDLMPAIEAGAEDIAVDDDVFEVLTEPADVASVRQALTDAGIEVQSAEVAHRPRTTVPLDEDGARKVLKLIDALEDNDDVDAVHANFDVSADVMEAIAG comes from the coding sequence ATGTCCGGGCATTCGAAATGGGCGAGCATCAAGCACAAGAAGGCGATCGTCGACTCGCGCAAGGGCAAGCTCTTCACGAAGCTGGCGCGCGCGATCACGGTGGCCGCCAAGGAGGGCGGCGGTGACATCGACGGCAACCCGTCGCTCGCGCTCGCGGTGCAGAAGGCCCGTGACGCGTCGATGCCGAAGGACAACATCGAGCGCGCGATCGCCAAGGGCACCGGCGCGGGCGCCGACGCCGACGCGATCGAGAACGTCGTCTACGAGGGCTACGGCCCGGGCGGCGTCGCCGTGCTCGTCGAGGCGATGACCGACAACCGCAACCGCACCGGCGCCGAGATGCGCCACACGTTCGGCAAGCACGGGGGCAACCTCGGCGAGCCGGGCTCGGTCGCCTACCTCTTCGACAAGAAGGGCGTGCTGGTCGTCGACGCCGAGCGCTACGGCGAGGACGACCTGATGCCGGCGATCGAGGCCGGCGCGGAGGACATCGCGGTCGACGACGACGTCTTCGAGGTGCTGACCGAGCCGGCCGACGTCGCCTCCGTTCGCCAGGCGCTGACCGACGCCGGCATCGAGGTCCAGAGCGCCGAGGTCGCGCACCGGCCCAGGACGACCGTGCCGCTCGACGAGGACGGCGCCCGCAAGGTGCTCAAGCTCATCGACGCGCTCGAGGACAACGACGACGTCGACGCCGTCCACGCGAACTTCGACGTCTCCGCGGACGTGATGGAGGCCATCGCGGGCTGA
- a CDS encoding NAD-dependent epimerase/dehydratase family protein, translating to MSALVTGAYGMLGGWLVRALLERGDRVTVLKRDDVPGSALVVEGLEARCAVVHGDLTDPGLVDRAIGEHEVDTIFHLAAQTIVGTASRSPLSTWETNVRGTYLLMEACRAQAVARVVVASSDKAYGAHDDLPYREDLALQPIYPYDVSKACTDLIARSYWHTYGVPVAVTRFANVYGGGDRNPSRLIPEAIAAALAGRAPVIRSDGTPERDFLYAEDAAAAYLAIADALDGGGGAGGEAFNAGGDRPHSVREVVELVCRLAGTDVEPDVRGTGSPHGEIDRQYVDSAKLRELTGWRPQVPLEDGLRRAIAWYRTHGC from the coding sequence GTGAGCGCGCTCGTCACCGGCGCCTACGGCATGCTCGGCGGCTGGCTCGTCCGCGCGCTGCTCGAACGCGGCGACCGCGTGACCGTGCTCAAGCGCGACGACGTGCCGGGCTCCGCGCTCGTCGTGGAGGGCCTCGAGGCGCGCTGTGCCGTCGTCCACGGGGACCTCACGGACCCCGGCCTCGTCGACCGGGCGATCGGCGAGCACGAGGTCGACACGATCTTCCACCTCGCCGCCCAGACGATCGTCGGCACCGCCAGCCGGTCGCCGCTGTCGACCTGGGAGACGAACGTGCGGGGCACCTATCTGCTCATGGAGGCGTGCCGGGCGCAGGCGGTCGCACGCGTCGTCGTCGCCTCCTCCGACAAGGCCTATGGCGCCCACGACGACCTGCCCTACCGCGAGGACCTGGCGCTGCAGCCGATCTACCCGTACGACGTGTCGAAGGCGTGCACGGACCTCATCGCCCGGTCCTACTGGCACACCTACGGCGTGCCGGTGGCGGTCACGCGCTTCGCGAACGTCTACGGCGGCGGCGATCGCAACCCGTCGCGGCTGATCCCCGAGGCCATCGCCGCCGCGCTCGCCGGGCGCGCGCCCGTCATCCGCTCCGACGGCACGCCCGAGCGCGACTTCCTCTACGCCGAGGACGCCGCGGCCGCGTACCTGGCGATCGCGGACGCGCTGGACGGGGGCGGCGGGGCGGGTGGCGAGGCGTTCAACGCGGGCGGCGACCGGCCGCACAGCGTGCGCGAGGTCGTCGAGCTCGTCTGCCGCCTCGCGGGGACCGACGTCGAGCCCGACGTCCGCGGCACCGGGAGCCCGCACGGCGAGATCGACCGCCAGTACGTCGACTCGGCGAAGCTGCGTGAGCTCACCGGCTGGCGCCCGCAGGTGCCGCTCGAAGACGGCCTGCGCCGCGCGATCGCGTGGTACCGCACCCACGGGTGCTAG
- a CDS encoding sugar phosphate nucleotidyltransferase — protein MDVVILCGGRGTRLQERTQEIPKPLVEIGGRPILWHVIALYARHGLTRFLLATGYKGEQIEAYGDWPAGADVRCVDTGIDTPTGGRVHRLRDHVDGDRFCTTYADGLADVDLHALLAFHERHGRLATLTVVRPELQFGITELDGDHGLVTGFREKPRSEHWINGGFFVFERGVFEYLSDSSVLEREPLEGLAGDRQLHAFRHTGFWECMDTYKDAVALNDLWAAGAAPWA, from the coding sequence GTGGACGTCGTGATTCTGTGCGGCGGGCGGGGGACCCGCCTGCAGGAACGCACCCAGGAGATCCCCAAGCCGCTCGTGGAGATCGGCGGCCGGCCGATCCTCTGGCACGTCATCGCCCTGTACGCGCGCCATGGCCTCACGCGCTTCCTGCTCGCGACCGGCTACAAGGGCGAGCAGATCGAGGCCTACGGCGACTGGCCCGCCGGTGCCGACGTACGCTGCGTGGACACCGGGATCGACACGCCGACCGGTGGCCGCGTGCACCGGCTGCGCGACCACGTCGACGGCGACCGCTTCTGCACGACCTACGCCGACGGCCTCGCCGACGTCGACCTCCACGCCCTGCTCGCGTTCCACGAGCGCCACGGCAGGCTCGCCACGCTGACCGTCGTGCGGCCCGAGCTGCAGTTCGGCATCACCGAGCTCGACGGCGACCACGGCCTCGTCACCGGCTTTCGCGAGAAGCCGCGCTCGGAGCACTGGATCAACGGCGGCTTCTTCGTCTTCGAGCGCGGCGTCTTCGAGTACCTGAGCGACTCGAGCGTGCTCGAGCGCGAGCCGCTCGAGGGCCTCGCCGGCGACCGCCAGCTGCACGCCTTCCGCCACACCGGCTTCTGGGAGTGCATGGACACCTACAAGGACGCGGTCGCGCTCAACGACCTCTGGGCGGCCGGGGCGGCGCCGTGGGCGTGA